The DNA segment TAGGTTTTTTTGATTGGGGATTTTTTTTGTTTGATGCTAACGTTACTTTTTTTTCTACTTTTTGTTTATCTATGTCATTATTGGTTCGAATTTGGTCTAAATCTGTATCTGCTCGAACTGTTTCTGATAAAAAATGAAAGCCAAGGGTTACTAGAAACAATTTTGCTACCATTTTTTTATTCTCAAGTGCCATCCAATTTTCTCCTGAATTGAAATCTAAGTTTGGGTTGCTGCAACCCAGCTTGAAAGTTAATGCTTTTAGATTGTTCCATGATACTATTTTTTTTAAAAATTGGGTACATTTTTTCAAATGATATTTAATTTTATAAAAGAAGTTTTTTGTGTTACTTTTTAACAATACGTTAAGTCAAATTTAAGAAAAGATGTTACCTATGTTAGTTTTTACCAATACATTAAGTCAAAAAAAAGAAGCTTTTTCTCCCACTCATCCAAAAAAAGTTGCGATGTATGTTTGCGGAATTACTCCATATGATTATCCACATATCGGCCATGGGCGGTGTTATGTCACATTTGACTTAGTATATCGTTTGCTAACTTTTCTCGGTTATGACGTTACGTACGTTCGTAATTTTACCGACATTGACGATAAAATTTTAAAACGTGCACAGCAAGAATTTGGTGACATCTCTCGCTTTCACGAAATCACAAATCGCTACATTCAAGCGTTTGGTAGCGACATGAAACAGTTGAATTGTGTGGCTCCAAAACATGAGCCGCGCGTTACGCAAATGATCCCGCAAATTATTGCTTTTACGCAGGGCTTAATTGCAAAAGGTGCTGCGTATGAAAAGGACGGAAGCGTTTATTTTAGAGTGCATACATTTGCTGATTATGGAAAACTTTCAAAACAAAAAATTGAAGATCTGCAATCGGGTGCACGAGTTGAAGTTGATGAATGCAAAGAAAATCCATTAGATTTTGCATTGTGGAAAAAAGATGATCAAGTTGGTTACGACAGCCCATGGGGCCAAGGAAGACCAGGTTGGCATATCGAATGTTCAGCAATGGCACACGATCTGTTTAAAGGTGCTGTTGATATTCATGGTGGCGGCATGGATTTGATGTTCCCGCATCATGAAAATGAAATTGCTCAATCTGAAAGTTTGTATCCTGCACCGTTTGTGAAATACTGGCTGCATAATGCATTCGTTCGAATCAACAAAGAAAAAATGTCGAAATCGCTCAATAATTTTTTCACACTGCATGAAGTTTTCGAGCAGTTTGATCCTATGGTTATTCGCTTTTACTTTTTAAAACATCATTATCGCAATCCATTAGATTTTGCTTTTGAAGATTTAACTGCAACAGAAAAAGCATACAAACGATTAGTTACATTCTTTTTGGATTCCTTACCCGTCGTGCCCGGCGTAGTAAGCGAATGCAATGAAACACGACTGTGTCCGGCGAAGCTGAAAGCGAAGCCTGGAAGCCTGGGGGGATCCATCAATTCCAACCCCGTCATTCAAGAAATGATACAATGCCTAGAGGACGATTTAAACACGTCAGGAGCATTCGGAATTCTTTTTGAGCAGTTACAAGCCCTTGCCCAAGATCAACAAAGTAAGGCGCAAGTTAAGCAATTCTTGGTCGAAGTTATGGGGTTGACTCTGCAAGCCATCCCTGAAAAGCAAGTTGCCTTAACTCCTGAAATTCAATCGCTTTTGCAACAACGTGATCAAGCTCGTGTTGATAAAAATTGGAAACTGTCTGATGAGCTGCGCGATAAACTTACGGCATTGGGCGTTGATGTGCATGATAAAAAATTGAAATAATTTGATCTGAATTAATTTGTTAAATAAACCTGCGACTTAAAAACCGCAGGTTTATTTTTTTAAGATGATTAAGTTTTTGTGAGCAAAATCAATAATGCTTCTTTTATAAATTGATGTGATTGATATAATAAACATTATTAGAATACGTTTTTTAGGATCTGTTTAAGAGTAAAAATATGAAAAGTTTTCACAGTATTGTTTTAGTCCATTCATTTTTGGTGTTGTATGGATTTGGATGCTTACAATCATCACCATTTGAAACATCTGAAAAAGATAAAGCATACGAAAAGAACCGTGTTGAACAGGCAAGAATTAATCAAGAAAATACCGATTCTTTAACAAGGTTTCTTGCTCAGCAGACAGAAGGATTTACTTATAAAGAGTTACGAGATGTAGTTGATCGAGGAGTTGCGCTAGCACGATCAAGCAGAGGTGACAAAGTTGTCGAACTCCATCATTTTACTACTGTAATTGAACAGATCAAAAAAGATCCCAAACGAAAATTAGAAAGAGAAAAGGGAACGTGGAAGCATGTCTTTAAAATGTATTTTCGTAATCCTGGAAACGTTGTCCAAGTTAGTTGGTTTGCGGCCACGATGATTCTTGTATATCAATTACGTTCTGCAGATAAAATGATTGTTGATCTTCAAAAAATGTTAGCGAATCAACCTGGAGATGAGGCATTGTTGGAGTATTCAAACGATGCTGAAAAAATAGATCCTGAATTATATGAAGTTTTTTTGAAAATAAAACAAGATTATGGAATAACAGATAATGTTAGATTTCGCATTCTACCTCCATTTAATGAGTTAACTGAAAGTCAAAAATCTAGACATGCTGGCACTACGTTAATGTATCTACCCATACGTAAGACAGTTTTGATACGCAATGAATATAAGCAGTGGCCTAGAAGTTGTCTAGTTCATGGAATAGCTCATGAATTAGAACATCATCGTCAAAATAAAAGAATGAAGGGAAGTTATTTTGATATAGATCAGGATTACAAGAATAATCCTGGAGCTGCTCAAATCAAAAAGGAAATCGGCGCTGATGCTGCTGCAGCTGATTATGTATATTGCTTTGAATGTTTGAAAGACATTGCTGTCAATAGAGGTTTTGAACAT comes from the Candidatus Babeliales bacterium genome and includes:
- the cysS gene encoding cysteine--tRNA ligase, giving the protein MLVFTNTLSQKKEAFSPTHPKKVAMYVCGITPYDYPHIGHGRCYVTFDLVYRLLTFLGYDVTYVRNFTDIDDKILKRAQQEFGDISRFHEITNRYIQAFGSDMKQLNCVAPKHEPRVTQMIPQIIAFTQGLIAKGAAYEKDGSVYFRVHTFADYGKLSKQKIEDLQSGARVEVDECKENPLDFALWKKDDQVGYDSPWGQGRPGWHIECSAMAHDLFKGAVDIHGGGMDLMFPHHENEIAQSESLYPAPFVKYWLHNAFVRINKEKMSKSLNNFFTLHEVFEQFDPMVIRFYFLKHHYRNPLDFAFEDLTATEKAYKRLVTFFLDSLPVVPGVVSECNETRLCPAKLKAKPGSLGGSINSNPVIQEMIQCLEDDLNTSGAFGILFEQLQALAQDQQSKAQVKQFLVEVMGLTLQAIPEKQVALTPEIQSLLQQRDQARVDKNWKLSDELRDKLTALGVDVHDKKLK